From the Candidatus Delongbacteria bacterium genome, the window GAGTGGTGTTATTGTACAGGAGGATTTGAAAAGTTAATATTTGATGTTATCTATGATCAAGAGCTTGAAGTTGAGCTTCTAGAATCAGTACTTGACGAAAATGGTTCCAAATGTAGATTTGCTATTGTATTGCCTAAAAATTATCTAGATTGGGAGAAAAATGAGTAGAAAGATAAATTTTCAGCCTGTCACTAGACTTAATTATGAAAAACTGTTTAGATTAAAAATTAGAAATGATCAGAAAAAATTTGTTCCATCTATTTTGGAATCTTTAGCATACGCTTATATCAAGCCATGGGATGAAGCTTTTGATCCATACATAATTTTTGATAATGACAAAATGATTGGTTTCTTTTATGTATCGTACACTCCTGACAGTGAGGATAATTATTGGATTGGAGGGTTTTTTATTGATAGAAAGTATCAGGGAATGGGTTATGGAAAAGATTCATTTTCAGCTATTTTGAAATTCATACCCTCAATACATAAAAATTGTAAAGAAATTTCTCTAACTATTGAAAAGAATAATGAAGTAGCAAGAAGTTTATACGAGTCATTTGGGTTTAATGGATCGGGCGAAGAAAATAGAGATGGAGAATTGATTTTTAGGTTTAAATGTCATATCTAAGACATGGAGATTCTGAAAGGTATTTTAATATCAAAAAATAAAAGTTTCGTAAACTTAAATAGATGATAAGATCCATTACTATGTACTGGTTTTCTATGAAACTGACTTTTTTAGAATCATTATGAATTTATTTAGTCAAAATCTTCAAAAATTGACCCTTCAGATTCTGTCAAATCAAAATCAACCATATTAGTTTTATTGACATATTTAG encodes:
- a CDS encoding GNAT family N-acetyltransferase; this translates as MSRKINFQPVTRLNYEKLFRLKIRNDQKKFVPSILESLAYAYIKPWDEAFDPYIIFDNDKMIGFFYVSYTPDSEDNYWIGGFFIDRKYQGMGYGKDSFSAILKFIPSIHKNCKEISLTIEKNNEVARSLYESFGFNGSGEENRDGELIFRFKCHI